Sequence from the Bremerella volcania genome:
GATAGTTTGAAGTCAACGATCGCCTTACCTAACTTCCATCTGGGCGAGAAATGGTCCAATCCATAAGCAAGAACGATATCCGGAATTCGGATGGCATCGCGCAAATCAAGAGGAGGTAGAATGATCGGGGTCAACTTGATAGGCTCAGACACTGGGGGGCGGAGATGCTCAGGAAGTCCTGAAGTAAGCTCAATCGCTCCGGTCTCAAAACGGTACGCCCAAAATTCCGTTTCTCCGTTTGGGTTGATCAACTCGATATAGAGCGAGTGATTGTCTTTTGGCATTGGGGCGAACAGCCAGTTCGTGTTGCCCGGCCTATAATTCTGCCATTCAAATATCTTCTCACTTTCGCCCGTTGGATGGTCGCCGGACAGATGCTGAATCCACAACTGGACGTTATCCGGTCTGATAGCCAGCTCGAATCGGCCGTGTTTAGTATCTGTCGTGTGCGCCACGAAGTGATTCAGGAAGCCAGCTGGAACCTGATCCTTGGTGCTAACCAAGTCGGTGGTACCATCGAACGCGAAGTCCAATCCCGCGTTATCCATGACGACACGGACTTCCAAGACTTCAACGGTTTGATGCAAAGACCGCCTTGGCCGCTTTATTGGGGAACGGGCAAACTCAAGGAGCCTTCTCAGAAAAAACACCAGGCACACCTATTTTATGACCGACTACATTCGTGTCGCATTCAGGTTTGGTCTTAACAAGACTACCCACAAACACCATTCCATGACAGTAACCCGCCACCCCTCCATAGATGTAATTCCACCTAGTCTATTCTCGGGCGCGAGCAAATGGAACACATGGAATGGCTTTTTTGCAGAAACGACAAGTCAGCCATGAATCGACTGTAAATCAACGAGTAGCATCTCTTTTGATGATGCTTCCTCGATCCGCTGGACAAGCTGCCGGGCCTTCACCAGATAGCGTTTCGCGGCAGCGGCGTCTCCTGAGATGACCGATGCCCTGGCCAAGGCTTCATACGCGTAAGCTTCATAGAAAGGGGGCGTGCCCTTGGCGTACTTCAAACAGAGTTCGCCGCAGCGCAGAGCCATATCTCCTTCGCTCAACAGTGAGAAGACGCGAGAAAGTTGCCAGTATCCGACCGAACGGGATTGATTGTTGACGTCTTCCCGTTGATTCCAATGCCACAGGGACGCGGCAGCTCGGCACAGCATCGAAACGTCTTCTTCAGCAGTTCGATCGGTCTTATCGATAAGGTCCCAGGCAGTATTGAACGCATCCGCAGAAAACTGACGATGTGCCAGCGCATGGTCGAACTGGGACTGATCAGGCATGACAAGCTTCCCATGGGGAGAAACAGTGACGCTTTCGTGTGTCGGTTGTTCTATTCCCAGCTGCGATCGACTGCAAGCGAAATCCTTGAACGCTCGCTTTTCCGAATCTATCTGGCAAGAAACGATGCATGCCCACGCGAGCGTGGGCATGGCACCTGAGATGGTTGAATTGTTATCGAATCACTAGCGGTAGGCCAGAGCCGATTTCGGCACGCGTTGGGCTCGCACTTGAATATGCAGCTGTTCCATCGCATAACGATTATTCTGAACCTGAAACCGAATCTGCGGAGGTAGCGACTTCAGGCCGTCCTTCTTCACCATCGCTTGGATCTCCATCAGTTGATCGCGGAAGACGGGGATCTCTCGGTCGGCAGTCCGCAAGATACCCAAATGCAGCACCAGGTAGGCTGGATCTTCCAGAACCAACTGGAATGGATCAACGCTGGGCGACATATGCTTCTCGCGAAAGCCTTGAGCCATGGCCTTCTTCTGAGCCACGAGAACATCCGGGCTGTCGACCTCTTCACTAATGACCAACAGATCGTTCACTTTCAGCCTGCGACCAATATCAAGGCTGCCCAGGATCATTGAAAGTGGCACGGAGAAGACGAGCCCGACCAGAACCGGCGCGAGCCAGAACAGGAAGGCCGGGGCAGTCATGAACAGCCCTAAGGTCACCACTAAGCCGATCAGCGTATGAGCCCAGTGCATCATGATCGCATCACCCAGCGTTACGCCGGTGTCGTCGCGCTGCTGAGCATTCCACTTCACCTTCTTGCCACGCAGGGTTGCCAGCACGAACTGGCTGTGCAGCAGCATCATGATCGGAGCGATCAGAATTGCGATGCCCGTCTCTAAAAGAACGCTCAGCCACGCCTTTTTGCGTACCTCAGCCGAATCTTTCGGTTGCGGGCGAAGATACATGGCGATGAGCCCGTAGGCTTTCGGCAACAGTAGCATCCCCATCGTGGCTGCAAACAATCCGCCAGCCATCGCTCCGAGAATGGCTGTACCTTCCTCGCCACCGCTGACAAATGCAGCGACCAGCGAGAGCGTCAGGAACACCAGCCACAGCGGTGACGCCAGGTAACTCATGACCCCCATGCTCAAGTGCAGACGACTGGCCGGGTGAAAGCCATCGGCCAGTAGTAGGCCCATATGCTGCATATTCCCTTGGCACCAGCGTTGGTCGCGCTGGGCGTAGTCTAGCATCGTCGTGGGACATTCTTCGTAGCTGCCTTGCAGGTCATGAGCGAGGCAGATCTTCCAACCAGCACGACGCATCAGGGCCGCCTCGACGAAGTCGTGGCTGAGGATCTCGCCTCCCAGAGGTCCGCTGCCTGGCAATACCGGCAAATCGCAGTGCTCCATGAAGGGCTGAATTCGAATGATCGCGTTGTGCCCCCAGTAGTTACCATCGCAATCCGACCAAAGAGCGAACCCCTCCAGGAAAACGCGTCCGTAGACCTGAGCGGCAAACTGCTGCGTCCGGGCAAAGAATGATTGTCGATTCACCGGCGTCGGCGGCACCTGCAGGATACCGATTTTAGGATCGTTCTCCATCCGGCGGACCATTTCAACCAAGGTATCTCCGGACATCACGCTGTCGGCATCAAGCACGATCATGTAAGGGTAATGCTCGCCCCAGCGTTGGCAGAAGTCAGCGATGTTGCCTGCTTTGCGGCTGA
This genomic interval carries:
- the mdoH gene encoding glucans biosynthesis glucosyltransferase MdoH encodes the protein MSHLSSTTDVGAVFESFSTDALGAVFPNARALHEVIPDSDIRAAKLVVSDYLRDLGVTDTDFIAAESKRIVNDALEQMATDPKANGKRLRKVAIRLTVKKLARWVHAIEIENDANDHRIPAGVIGAHLPDLLSQNPEGFLSESLPEAFVASAKAKRKPVVPQPKRKEMTKQQLPLLPRWGNHLAEMFGLKEIEKPSYDEPACSEEKKDCSVFHCFNVTRGLLAFLTILTTGTAAAVYWETVANTGFFQYPLVALFVLLFFWIAFSFWTATMGLASILFSKKQKQSLSPEDPAYLAGLPRSAILMPIYNEDTTSVMANLKAVAQSLKSIGAAEKFDLFILSDTTNPDIWLEEERAWAKLVIDLPDDCQVFYRHRPKNISRKAGNIADFCQRWGEHYPYMIVLDADSVMSGDTLVEMVRRMENDPKIGILQVPPTPVNRQSFFARTQQFAAQVYGRVFLEGFALWSDCDGNYWGHNAIIRIQPFMEHCDLPVLPGSGPLGGEILSHDFVEAALMRRAGWKICLAHDLQGSYEECPTTMLDYAQRDQRWCQGNMQHMGLLLADGFHPASRLHLSMGVMSYLASPLWLVFLTLSLVAAFVSGGEEGTAILGAMAGGLFAATMGMLLLPKAYGLIAMYLRPQPKDSAEVRKKAWLSVLLETGIAILIAPIMMLLHSQFVLATLRGKKVKWNAQQRDDTGVTLGDAIMMHWAHTLIGLVVTLGLFMTAPAFLFWLAPVLVGLVFSVPLSMILGSLDIGRRLKVNDLLVISEEVDSPDVLVAQKKAMAQGFREKHMSPSVDPFQLVLEDPAYLVLHLGILRTADREIPVFRDQLMEIQAMVKKDGLKSLPPQIRFQVQNNRYAMEQLHIQVRAQRVPKSALAYR